Proteins found in one Acidimicrobiales bacterium genomic segment:
- a CDS encoding fumarylacetoacetate hydrolase family protein → MERRRILLDGSVTPMVVDGDDLVAGDGRRVAESEAVHLPPSEPSKILCVHLNHVSRVEEFQVSLPAAPTYFQKPTSALNGHRGDVVRPDRCRWLNYEGEIVIVIGEPCRNISPAEAGDHIAGYTIGNDYGLHDFRDTDAGSMLRVKGSDTLCPVGPGLVTDWDFRSKGIRTLVNGEVAQDGNTDEMTWDMHYLVADLARTITLLPGDMVFSGTPANSRPVQPGDVVTVEVEGLGSLTNTIVNGPTSVRDDCGAQPTESEEVLSTALGGDWEFRGIRPPKR, encoded by the coding sequence ATGGAACGACGACGGATCCTCCTGGACGGGTCGGTGACCCCGATGGTCGTTGACGGTGACGACCTGGTGGCCGGCGACGGGCGACGCGTGGCCGAGTCCGAGGCCGTCCACCTGCCGCCCAGCGAGCCGTCCAAGATCCTGTGCGTACACCTCAACCACGTCAGCCGGGTGGAGGAGTTCCAGGTCTCCCTGCCCGCCGCGCCCACCTACTTCCAGAAGCCGACCTCTGCCCTGAACGGCCACCGTGGCGACGTGGTCAGGCCCGACCGCTGCCGGTGGCTCAACTACGAGGGCGAGATCGTCATCGTGATCGGCGAACCCTGCCGCAACATCAGCCCGGCCGAGGCCGGTGACCATATCGCCGGCTACACGATCGGCAACGACTACGGCCTGCACGACTTCCGCGACACCGACGCCGGATCCATGCTCCGGGTGAAGGGCTCCGACACCCTCTGTCCGGTAGGGCCCGGCCTGGTCACCGACTGGGATTTCCGGTCCAAGGGGATACGGACGCTGGTCAACGGCGAGGTGGCCCAGGACGGCAACACCGACGAGATGACCTGGGACATGCACTACCTGGTGGCCGACCTGGCCCGGACCATCACGCTGCTGCCCGGCGACATGGTCTTCTCCGGTACACCGGCCAACTCCCGACCGGTCCAACCCGGCGACGTGGTGACCGTGGAGGTCGAGGGCCTGGGTTCGCTCACCAACACCATCGTGAACGGGCCCACGTCCGTACGGGACGACTGCGGGGCCCAGCCCACTGAGTCGGAGGAGGTCCTGTCCACCGCCCTGGGCGGCGACTGGGAGTTCCGGGGGATCCGTCCGCCGAAGCGCTGA